In the genome of Diachasmimorpha longicaudata isolate KC_UGA_2023 chromosome 19, iyDiaLong2, whole genome shotgun sequence, one region contains:
- the LOC135171393 gene encoding kinesin light chain isoform X14 produces the protein MGKTDMSKTLNAYRIKKIEHIGRMTAMTQEEIVAGARTVAQGLEALRVEHTGLLQGLQSQEAPEARDKASLLCKNIEMIELGLGEAQVMMALANQLQMVEAEKQKLRTQVRRLCQENAWLRDELAGTQQKLQASEQAVAQLEEDKKHIDFMNEMRQYDPDPSADDENAKDRPKDDPVVDLFPDDEADDRNSKSMSPTPPSQFAQQVNAGYEIPARLRTLHNLVIQYASQGRYEVAVPLCKQALEDLEKTSGHDHPDVATMLNILALVYRDQNKYKEAANLLNDALAIREKTLGENHPAVAATLNNLAVLYGKRGKYKEAEPLCKRALEIREKVLGRDHPDVAKQLNNLALLCQNQGKYEEVQRYYQRALEIYEAKLGPDDPNVAKTKNNLASCYLKQGKYKDAEVLYKQVLTRAHEREFGAIDGDNKPIWQVAEEREENKHRNKENAPYGEYGGWHKAAKVDSPTVTTTLKNLGALYRRQGKYEAAETLEDCALRSRKEHLQQALDLVKQAKVAQILGDEKGTTRRGSRSSLANSEHEQHDEISLGKAEERRASMIVA, from the exons ATGGGTAAAACTGATATGTCAAAGACACTTAACGCTTACAGAAT taaGAAAATCGAACACATCGGTAGAATGACGGCCATGACGCAGGAGGAAATAGTGGCCGGTGCCCGGACAGTGGCACAGGGACTCGAGGCACTTCGTGTTGAGCACACAGGGCTTCTACAGGGCTTGCAGTCTCAGGAAGCCCCGGAGGCCAGAGACAAAGCTAGCTTGTTGTGTAAAAACATTGAGATGATCGAGCTGGGCCTTGGGGAGGCACAAGTTATGATGGCGTTGGCCAATCAGCTACAGATGGTCGAAGCTGAGAAACAAAAGCTGAGAACACAAGTCAGAAGGCTCTGCCAGGAGAATGCCTGGCTGAGGGACGAATTGGCAGGGACACAACAGAAACTTCAGGCTAGTGAACAAGCA GTTGCCCAACTGGAGGAGGACAAAAAACACATAGACTTTATGAATGAAATGCGTCAGTATGATCCTGATCCTTCAGCTGATGATGAAAACGCAAAGGACAGGCCAAAGGATGATCCTGTTGTCGATCTCTTTCCTGACGACGAGGCCGACGATCGAAACAGTAAGT CAATGTCTCCAACGCCACCCTCGCAATTCGCGCAGCAGGTAAACGCAGGATATGAGATTCCAGCCCGCCTGAGAACACTTCACAATCTTGTGATTCAGTACGCAAGTCAGGGACGTTATGAAGTTGCTGTTCCCCTGTGTAAGCAGGCGCTCGAAGATCTTGAGAAGACATCGGGTCATGATCATCCAGATGTTGCCACAATGCTCAACATTTTAGCACTCGTTTACCGCGatcaaaataaatacaaagAGGCTGCCAATCTTCTAAATGATGCACTTGCCATTCGTGAGAAGACTCTCGGTGAAAATCATCCGGCAGTTGCTGCTACGCTTAATAACCTCGCTGTGCTTTATGGAAAACGGGGAAAGTATAAGGAAGCCGAGCCTCTATGCAAAAGAGCCCTTGAAATTCGGGAGAAGGTCCTTGGTAGAGATCATCCTGATGTTgccaaacaattaaataatttggcCCTTTTGTGCCAGAATCAGGGAAAGTACGAGGAGGTGCAGAGATACTACCAGAGAGCCTTggaaatttatgaagccaAGCTCGGGCCTGACGATCCCAATGTTGCCAAGACCAAAAATAATCTCGCCTCGTGTTATCTCAAACAGGGAAAATATAAGGATGCTGAAGTTCTCTATAAACAGGTTCTCACAAGGGCACATGAAAGAGAGTTCGGAGCTATCGATGGAGACAACAAACCCATTTGGCAG GTTGCTGAAGAACGAGAAGAGAACAAACacagaaataaagaaaatgctCCTTATGGGGAATATGGTGGCTGGCATAAGGCTGCTAAAGTAGATTCTCCCACAGTCACTACCACCTTGAAAAACCTTGGAGCACTTTACAGAAGACAGGGAAAGTACGAGGCTGCTGAAACACTCGAAGACTGCGCATTGAGATCACGAAAAGag CACTTGCAGCAG GCTTTGGATCTGGTAAAACAAGCAAAGGTCGCACAAATTCTTGGTGATGAGAAAGGCACAACCAGACGCGGCTCACGATCAAGTCTGGCAAATAGTGAGCACGAACAGCATGACGAG
- the LOC135171393 gene encoding kinesin light chain isoform X12, with the protein MGKTDMSKTLNAYRIKKIEHIGRMTAMTQEEIVAGARTVAQGLEALRVEHTGLLQGLQSQEAPEARDKASLLCKNIEMIELGLGEAQVMMALANQLQMVEAEKQKLRTQVRRLCQENAWLRDELAGTQQKLQASEQAVAQLEEDKKHIDFMNEMRQYDPDPSADDENAKDRPKDDPVVDLFPDDEADDRNSKSMSPTPPSQFAQQVNAGYEIPARLRTLHNLVIQYASQGRYEVAVPLCKQALEDLEKTSGHDHPDVATMLNILALVYRDQNKYKEAANLLNDALAIREKTLGENHPAVAATLNNLAVLYGKRGKYKEAEPLCKRALEIREKVLGRDHPDVAKQLNNLALLCQNQGKYEEVQRYYQRALEIYEAKLGPDDPNVAKTKNNLASCYLKQGKYKDAEVLYKQVLTRAHEREFGAIDGDNKPIWQVAEEREENKHRNKENAPYGEYGGWHKAAKVDSPTVTTTLKNLGALYRRQGKYEAAETLEDCALRSRKEHLQQALDLVKQAKVAQILGDEKGTTRRGSRSSLANSEHEQHDEISLGKAEERRASMHARAGH; encoded by the exons ATGGGTAAAACTGATATGTCAAAGACACTTAACGCTTACAGAAT taaGAAAATCGAACACATCGGTAGAATGACGGCCATGACGCAGGAGGAAATAGTGGCCGGTGCCCGGACAGTGGCACAGGGACTCGAGGCACTTCGTGTTGAGCACACAGGGCTTCTACAGGGCTTGCAGTCTCAGGAAGCCCCGGAGGCCAGAGACAAAGCTAGCTTGTTGTGTAAAAACATTGAGATGATCGAGCTGGGCCTTGGGGAGGCACAAGTTATGATGGCGTTGGCCAATCAGCTACAGATGGTCGAAGCTGAGAAACAAAAGCTGAGAACACAAGTCAGAAGGCTCTGCCAGGAGAATGCCTGGCTGAGGGACGAATTGGCAGGGACACAACAGAAACTTCAGGCTAGTGAACAAGCA GTTGCCCAACTGGAGGAGGACAAAAAACACATAGACTTTATGAATGAAATGCGTCAGTATGATCCTGATCCTTCAGCTGATGATGAAAACGCAAAGGACAGGCCAAAGGATGATCCTGTTGTCGATCTCTTTCCTGACGACGAGGCCGACGATCGAAACAGTAAGT CAATGTCTCCAACGCCACCCTCGCAATTCGCGCAGCAGGTAAACGCAGGATATGAGATTCCAGCCCGCCTGAGAACACTTCACAATCTTGTGATTCAGTACGCAAGTCAGGGACGTTATGAAGTTGCTGTTCCCCTGTGTAAGCAGGCGCTCGAAGATCTTGAGAAGACATCGGGTCATGATCATCCAGATGTTGCCACAATGCTCAACATTTTAGCACTCGTTTACCGCGatcaaaataaatacaaagAGGCTGCCAATCTTCTAAATGATGCACTTGCCATTCGTGAGAAGACTCTCGGTGAAAATCATCCGGCAGTTGCTGCTACGCTTAATAACCTCGCTGTGCTTTATGGAAAACGGGGAAAGTATAAGGAAGCCGAGCCTCTATGCAAAAGAGCCCTTGAAATTCGGGAGAAGGTCCTTGGTAGAGATCATCCTGATGTTgccaaacaattaaataatttggcCCTTTTGTGCCAGAATCAGGGAAAGTACGAGGAGGTGCAGAGATACTACCAGAGAGCCTTggaaatttatgaagccaAGCTCGGGCCTGACGATCCCAATGTTGCCAAGACCAAAAATAATCTCGCCTCGTGTTATCTCAAACAGGGAAAATATAAGGATGCTGAAGTTCTCTATAAACAGGTTCTCACAAGGGCACATGAAAGAGAGTTCGGAGCTATCGATGGAGACAACAAACCCATTTGGCAG GTTGCTGAAGAACGAGAAGAGAACAAACacagaaataaagaaaatgctCCTTATGGGGAATATGGTGGCTGGCATAAGGCTGCTAAAGTAGATTCTCCCACAGTCACTACCACCTTGAAAAACCTTGGAGCACTTTACAGAAGACAGGGAAAGTACGAGGCTGCTGAAACACTCGAAGACTGCGCATTGAGATCACGAAAAGag CACTTGCAGCAG GCTTTGGATCTGGTAAAACAAGCAAAGGTCGCACAAATTCTTGGTGATGAGAAAGGCACAACCAGACGCGGCTCACGATCAAGTCTGGCAAATAGTGAGCACGAACAGCATGACGAG
- the LOC135171393 gene encoding kinesin light chain isoform X2 produces the protein MGKTDMSKTLNAYRIKKIEHIGRMTAMTQEEIVAGARTVAQGLEALRVEHTGLLQGLQSQEAPEARDKASLLCKNIEMIELGLGEAQVMMALANQLQMVEAEKQKLRTQVRRLCQENAWLRDELAGTQQKLQASEQAVAQLEEDKKHIDFMNEMRQYDPDPSADDENAKDRPKDDPVVDLFPDDEADDRNTMSPTPPSQFAQQVNAGYEIPARLRTLHNLVIQYASQGRYEVAVPLCKQALEDLEKTSGHDHPDVATMLNILALVYRDQNKYKEAANLLNDALAIREKTLGENHPAVAATLNNLAVLYGKRGKYKEAEPLCKRALEIREKVLGRDHPDVAKQLNNLALLCQNQGKYEEVQRYYQRALEIYEAKLGPDDPNVAKTKNNLASCYLKQGKYKDAEVLYKQVLTRAHEREFGAIDGDNKPIWQVAEEREENKHRNKENAPYGEYGGWHKAAKVDSPTVTTTLKNLGALYRRQGKYEAAETLEDCALRSRKEHLQQALDLVKQAKVAQILGDEKGTTRRGSRSSLANSEHEQHDEISLGKAEERRASMPAFQSPFRACFSPGLPKFLRLTYYYVHRWNSYRQMWLGA, from the exons ATGGGTAAAACTGATATGTCAAAGACACTTAACGCTTACAGAAT taaGAAAATCGAACACATCGGTAGAATGACGGCCATGACGCAGGAGGAAATAGTGGCCGGTGCCCGGACAGTGGCACAGGGACTCGAGGCACTTCGTGTTGAGCACACAGGGCTTCTACAGGGCTTGCAGTCTCAGGAAGCCCCGGAGGCCAGAGACAAAGCTAGCTTGTTGTGTAAAAACATTGAGATGATCGAGCTGGGCCTTGGGGAGGCACAAGTTATGATGGCGTTGGCCAATCAGCTACAGATGGTCGAAGCTGAGAAACAAAAGCTGAGAACACAAGTCAGAAGGCTCTGCCAGGAGAATGCCTGGCTGAGGGACGAATTGGCAGGGACACAACAGAAACTTCAGGCTAGTGAACAAGCA GTTGCCCAACTGGAGGAGGACAAAAAACACATAGACTTTATGAATGAAATGCGTCAGTATGATCCTGATCCTTCAGCTGATGATGAAAACGCAAAGGACAGGCCAAAGGATGATCCTGTTGTCGATCTCTTTCCTGACGACGAGGCCGACGATCGAAACA CAATGTCTCCAACGCCACCCTCGCAATTCGCGCAGCAGGTAAACGCAGGATATGAGATTCCAGCCCGCCTGAGAACACTTCACAATCTTGTGATTCAGTACGCAAGTCAGGGACGTTATGAAGTTGCTGTTCCCCTGTGTAAGCAGGCGCTCGAAGATCTTGAGAAGACATCGGGTCATGATCATCCAGATGTTGCCACAATGCTCAACATTTTAGCACTCGTTTACCGCGatcaaaataaatacaaagAGGCTGCCAATCTTCTAAATGATGCACTTGCCATTCGTGAGAAGACTCTCGGTGAAAATCATCCGGCAGTTGCTGCTACGCTTAATAACCTCGCTGTGCTTTATGGAAAACGGGGAAAGTATAAGGAAGCCGAGCCTCTATGCAAAAGAGCCCTTGAAATTCGGGAGAAGGTCCTTGGTAGAGATCATCCTGATGTTgccaaacaattaaataatttggcCCTTTTGTGCCAGAATCAGGGAAAGTACGAGGAGGTGCAGAGATACTACCAGAGAGCCTTggaaatttatgaagccaAGCTCGGGCCTGACGATCCCAATGTTGCCAAGACCAAAAATAATCTCGCCTCGTGTTATCTCAAACAGGGAAAATATAAGGATGCTGAAGTTCTCTATAAACAGGTTCTCACAAGGGCACATGAAAGAGAGTTCGGAGCTATCGATGGAGACAACAAACCCATTTGGCAG GTTGCTGAAGAACGAGAAGAGAACAAACacagaaataaagaaaatgctCCTTATGGGGAATATGGTGGCTGGCATAAGGCTGCTAAAGTAGATTCTCCCACAGTCACTACCACCTTGAAAAACCTTGGAGCACTTTACAGAAGACAGGGAAAGTACGAGGCTGCTGAAACACTCGAAGACTGCGCATTGAGATCACGAAAAGag CACTTGCAGCAG GCTTTGGATCTGGTAAAACAAGCAAAGGTCGCACAAATTCTTGGTGATGAGAAAGGCACAACCAGACGCGGCTCACGATCAAGTCTGGCAAATAGTGAGCACGAACAGCATGACGAG
- the LOC135171393 gene encoding kinesin light chain isoform X9, whose amino-acid sequence MGKTDMSKTLNAYRIKKIEHIGRMTAMTQEEIVAGARTVAQGLEALRVEHTGLLQGLQSQEAPEARDKASLLCKNIEMIELGLGEAQVMMALANQLQMVEAEKQKLRTQVRRLCQENAWLRDELAGTQQKLQASEQAVAQLEEDKKHIDFMNEMRQYDPDPSADDENAKDRPKDDPVVDLFPDDEADDRNSKSMSPTPPSQFAQQVNAGYEIPARLRTLHNLVIQYASQGRYEVAVPLCKQALEDLEKTSGHDHPDVATMLNILALVYRDQNKYKEAANLLNDALAIREKTLGENHPAVAATLNNLAVLYGKRGKYKEAEPLCKRALEIREKVLGRDHPDVAKQLNNLALLCQNQGKYEEVQRYYQRALEIYEAKLGPDDPNVAKTKNNLASCYLKQGKYKDAEVLYKQVLTRAHEREFGAIDGDNKPIWQVAEEREENKHRNKENAPYGEYGGWHKAAKVDSPTVTTTLKNLGALYRRQGKYEAAETLEDCALRSRKEALDLVKQAKVAQILGDEKGTTRRGSRSSLANSEHEQHDERTLHDGQSSHNEASPNKPGLKNKFFHVLGIHSST is encoded by the exons ATGGGTAAAACTGATATGTCAAAGACACTTAACGCTTACAGAAT taaGAAAATCGAACACATCGGTAGAATGACGGCCATGACGCAGGAGGAAATAGTGGCCGGTGCCCGGACAGTGGCACAGGGACTCGAGGCACTTCGTGTTGAGCACACAGGGCTTCTACAGGGCTTGCAGTCTCAGGAAGCCCCGGAGGCCAGAGACAAAGCTAGCTTGTTGTGTAAAAACATTGAGATGATCGAGCTGGGCCTTGGGGAGGCACAAGTTATGATGGCGTTGGCCAATCAGCTACAGATGGTCGAAGCTGAGAAACAAAAGCTGAGAACACAAGTCAGAAGGCTCTGCCAGGAGAATGCCTGGCTGAGGGACGAATTGGCAGGGACACAACAGAAACTTCAGGCTAGTGAACAAGCA GTTGCCCAACTGGAGGAGGACAAAAAACACATAGACTTTATGAATGAAATGCGTCAGTATGATCCTGATCCTTCAGCTGATGATGAAAACGCAAAGGACAGGCCAAAGGATGATCCTGTTGTCGATCTCTTTCCTGACGACGAGGCCGACGATCGAAACAGTAAGT CAATGTCTCCAACGCCACCCTCGCAATTCGCGCAGCAGGTAAACGCAGGATATGAGATTCCAGCCCGCCTGAGAACACTTCACAATCTTGTGATTCAGTACGCAAGTCAGGGACGTTATGAAGTTGCTGTTCCCCTGTGTAAGCAGGCGCTCGAAGATCTTGAGAAGACATCGGGTCATGATCATCCAGATGTTGCCACAATGCTCAACATTTTAGCACTCGTTTACCGCGatcaaaataaatacaaagAGGCTGCCAATCTTCTAAATGATGCACTTGCCATTCGTGAGAAGACTCTCGGTGAAAATCATCCGGCAGTTGCTGCTACGCTTAATAACCTCGCTGTGCTTTATGGAAAACGGGGAAAGTATAAGGAAGCCGAGCCTCTATGCAAAAGAGCCCTTGAAATTCGGGAGAAGGTCCTTGGTAGAGATCATCCTGATGTTgccaaacaattaaataatttggcCCTTTTGTGCCAGAATCAGGGAAAGTACGAGGAGGTGCAGAGATACTACCAGAGAGCCTTggaaatttatgaagccaAGCTCGGGCCTGACGATCCCAATGTTGCCAAGACCAAAAATAATCTCGCCTCGTGTTATCTCAAACAGGGAAAATATAAGGATGCTGAAGTTCTCTATAAACAGGTTCTCACAAGGGCACATGAAAGAGAGTTCGGAGCTATCGATGGAGACAACAAACCCATTTGGCAG GTTGCTGAAGAACGAGAAGAGAACAAACacagaaataaagaaaatgctCCTTATGGGGAATATGGTGGCTGGCATAAGGCTGCTAAAGTAGATTCTCCCACAGTCACTACCACCTTGAAAAACCTTGGAGCACTTTACAGAAGACAGGGAAAGTACGAGGCTGCTGAAACACTCGAAGACTGCGCATTGAGATCACGAAAAGag GCTTTGGATCTGGTAAAACAAGCAAAGGTCGCACAAATTCTTGGTGATGAGAAAGGCACAACCAGACGCGGCTCACGATCAAGTCTGGCAAATAGTGAGCACGAACAGCATGACGAG AGGACACTACATGATGGACAATCCAGCCACAATGAAGCTAGTCCCAACAAACCcggtttgaaaaataaattctttcaCGTACTCGGTATTCACTCCTCGACGTAG
- the LOC135171393 gene encoding kinesin light chain isoform X7: MGKTDMSKTLNAYRIKKIEHIGRMTAMTQEEIVAGARTVAQGLEALRVEHTGLLQGLQSQEAPEARDKASLLCKNIEMIELGLGEAQVMMALANQLQMVEAEKQKLRTQVRRLCQENAWLRDELAGTQQKLQASEQAVAQLEEDKKHIDFMNEMRQYDPDPSADDENAKDRPKDDPVVDLFPDDEADDRNSKSMSPTPPSQFAQQVNAGYEIPARLRTLHNLVIQYASQGRYEVAVPLCKQALEDLEKTSGHDHPDVATMLNILALVYRDQNKYKEAANLLNDALAIREKTLGENHPAVAATLNNLAVLYGKRGKYKEAEPLCKRALEIREKVLGRDHPDVAKQLNNLALLCQNQGKYEEVQRYYQRALEIYEAKLGPDDPNVAKTKNNLASCYLKQGKYKDAEVLYKQVLTRAHEREFGAIDGDNKPIWQVAEEREENKHRNKENAPYGEYGGWHKAAKVDSPTVTTTLKNLGALYRRQGKYEAAETLEDCALRSRKEALDLVKQAKVAQILGDEKGTTRRGSRSSLANSEHEQHDEGSIPLVQRTLHDGQSSHNEASPNKPGLKNKFFHVLGIHSST, from the exons ATGGGTAAAACTGATATGTCAAAGACACTTAACGCTTACAGAAT taaGAAAATCGAACACATCGGTAGAATGACGGCCATGACGCAGGAGGAAATAGTGGCCGGTGCCCGGACAGTGGCACAGGGACTCGAGGCACTTCGTGTTGAGCACACAGGGCTTCTACAGGGCTTGCAGTCTCAGGAAGCCCCGGAGGCCAGAGACAAAGCTAGCTTGTTGTGTAAAAACATTGAGATGATCGAGCTGGGCCTTGGGGAGGCACAAGTTATGATGGCGTTGGCCAATCAGCTACAGATGGTCGAAGCTGAGAAACAAAAGCTGAGAACACAAGTCAGAAGGCTCTGCCAGGAGAATGCCTGGCTGAGGGACGAATTGGCAGGGACACAACAGAAACTTCAGGCTAGTGAACAAGCA GTTGCCCAACTGGAGGAGGACAAAAAACACATAGACTTTATGAATGAAATGCGTCAGTATGATCCTGATCCTTCAGCTGATGATGAAAACGCAAAGGACAGGCCAAAGGATGATCCTGTTGTCGATCTCTTTCCTGACGACGAGGCCGACGATCGAAACAGTAAGT CAATGTCTCCAACGCCACCCTCGCAATTCGCGCAGCAGGTAAACGCAGGATATGAGATTCCAGCCCGCCTGAGAACACTTCACAATCTTGTGATTCAGTACGCAAGTCAGGGACGTTATGAAGTTGCTGTTCCCCTGTGTAAGCAGGCGCTCGAAGATCTTGAGAAGACATCGGGTCATGATCATCCAGATGTTGCCACAATGCTCAACATTTTAGCACTCGTTTACCGCGatcaaaataaatacaaagAGGCTGCCAATCTTCTAAATGATGCACTTGCCATTCGTGAGAAGACTCTCGGTGAAAATCATCCGGCAGTTGCTGCTACGCTTAATAACCTCGCTGTGCTTTATGGAAAACGGGGAAAGTATAAGGAAGCCGAGCCTCTATGCAAAAGAGCCCTTGAAATTCGGGAGAAGGTCCTTGGTAGAGATCATCCTGATGTTgccaaacaattaaataatttggcCCTTTTGTGCCAGAATCAGGGAAAGTACGAGGAGGTGCAGAGATACTACCAGAGAGCCTTggaaatttatgaagccaAGCTCGGGCCTGACGATCCCAATGTTGCCAAGACCAAAAATAATCTCGCCTCGTGTTATCTCAAACAGGGAAAATATAAGGATGCTGAAGTTCTCTATAAACAGGTTCTCACAAGGGCACATGAAAGAGAGTTCGGAGCTATCGATGGAGACAACAAACCCATTTGGCAG GTTGCTGAAGAACGAGAAGAGAACAAACacagaaataaagaaaatgctCCTTATGGGGAATATGGTGGCTGGCATAAGGCTGCTAAAGTAGATTCTCCCACAGTCACTACCACCTTGAAAAACCTTGGAGCACTTTACAGAAGACAGGGAAAGTACGAGGCTGCTGAAACACTCGAAGACTGCGCATTGAGATCACGAAAAGag GCTTTGGATCTGGTAAAACAAGCAAAGGTCGCACAAATTCTTGGTGATGAGAAAGGCACAACCAGACGCGGCTCACGATCAAGTCTGGCAAATAGTGAGCACGAACAGCATGACGAG GGATCCATTCCGTTGGTACAGAGGACACTACATGATGGACAATCCAGCCACAATGAAGCTAGTCCCAACAAACCcggtttgaaaaataaattctttcaCGTACTCGGTATTCACTCCTCGACGTAG
- the LOC135171393 gene encoding kinesin light chain isoform X3, with the protein MGKTDMSKTLNAYRIKKIEHIGRMTAMTQEEIVAGARTVAQGLEALRVEHTGLLQGLQSQEAPEARDKASLLCKNIEMIELGLGEAQVMMALANQLQMVEAEKQKLRTQVRRLCQENAWLRDELAGTQQKLQASEQAVAQLEEDKKHIDFMNEMRQYDPDPSADDENAKDRPKDDPVVDLFPDDEADDRNSKSMSPTPPSQFAQQVNAGYEIPARLRTLHNLVIQYASQGRYEVAVPLCKQALEDLEKTSGHDHPDVATMLNILALVYRDQNKYKEAANLLNDALAIREKTLGENHPAVAATLNNLAVLYGKRGKYKEAEPLCKRALEIREKVLGRDHPDVAKQLNNLALLCQNQGKYEEVQRYYQRALEIYEAKLGPDDPNVAKTKNNLASCYLKQGKYKDAEVLYKQVLTRAHEREFGAIDGDNKPIWQVAEEREENKHRNKENAPYGEYGGWHKAAKVDSPTVTTTLKNLGALYRRQGKYEAAETLEDCALRSRKEALDLVKQAKVAQILGDEKGTTRRGSRSSLANSEHEQHDEISLGKAEERRASMPAFQSPFRACFSPGLPKFLRLTYYYVHRWNSYRQMWLGA; encoded by the exons ATGGGTAAAACTGATATGTCAAAGACACTTAACGCTTACAGAAT taaGAAAATCGAACACATCGGTAGAATGACGGCCATGACGCAGGAGGAAATAGTGGCCGGTGCCCGGACAGTGGCACAGGGACTCGAGGCACTTCGTGTTGAGCACACAGGGCTTCTACAGGGCTTGCAGTCTCAGGAAGCCCCGGAGGCCAGAGACAAAGCTAGCTTGTTGTGTAAAAACATTGAGATGATCGAGCTGGGCCTTGGGGAGGCACAAGTTATGATGGCGTTGGCCAATCAGCTACAGATGGTCGAAGCTGAGAAACAAAAGCTGAGAACACAAGTCAGAAGGCTCTGCCAGGAGAATGCCTGGCTGAGGGACGAATTGGCAGGGACACAACAGAAACTTCAGGCTAGTGAACAAGCA GTTGCCCAACTGGAGGAGGACAAAAAACACATAGACTTTATGAATGAAATGCGTCAGTATGATCCTGATCCTTCAGCTGATGATGAAAACGCAAAGGACAGGCCAAAGGATGATCCTGTTGTCGATCTCTTTCCTGACGACGAGGCCGACGATCGAAACAGTAAGT CAATGTCTCCAACGCCACCCTCGCAATTCGCGCAGCAGGTAAACGCAGGATATGAGATTCCAGCCCGCCTGAGAACACTTCACAATCTTGTGATTCAGTACGCAAGTCAGGGACGTTATGAAGTTGCTGTTCCCCTGTGTAAGCAGGCGCTCGAAGATCTTGAGAAGACATCGGGTCATGATCATCCAGATGTTGCCACAATGCTCAACATTTTAGCACTCGTTTACCGCGatcaaaataaatacaaagAGGCTGCCAATCTTCTAAATGATGCACTTGCCATTCGTGAGAAGACTCTCGGTGAAAATCATCCGGCAGTTGCTGCTACGCTTAATAACCTCGCTGTGCTTTATGGAAAACGGGGAAAGTATAAGGAAGCCGAGCCTCTATGCAAAAGAGCCCTTGAAATTCGGGAGAAGGTCCTTGGTAGAGATCATCCTGATGTTgccaaacaattaaataatttggcCCTTTTGTGCCAGAATCAGGGAAAGTACGAGGAGGTGCAGAGATACTACCAGAGAGCCTTggaaatttatgaagccaAGCTCGGGCCTGACGATCCCAATGTTGCCAAGACCAAAAATAATCTCGCCTCGTGTTATCTCAAACAGGGAAAATATAAGGATGCTGAAGTTCTCTATAAACAGGTTCTCACAAGGGCACATGAAAGAGAGTTCGGAGCTATCGATGGAGACAACAAACCCATTTGGCAG GTTGCTGAAGAACGAGAAGAGAACAAACacagaaataaagaaaatgctCCTTATGGGGAATATGGTGGCTGGCATAAGGCTGCTAAAGTAGATTCTCCCACAGTCACTACCACCTTGAAAAACCTTGGAGCACTTTACAGAAGACAGGGAAAGTACGAGGCTGCTGAAACACTCGAAGACTGCGCATTGAGATCACGAAAAGag GCTTTGGATCTGGTAAAACAAGCAAAGGTCGCACAAATTCTTGGTGATGAGAAAGGCACAACCAGACGCGGCTCACGATCAAGTCTGGCAAATAGTGAGCACGAACAGCATGACGAG